The proteins below are encoded in one region of Paraburkholderia aromaticivorans:
- a CDS encoding aromatic alcohol reductase, producing MSHTQSILVLGAGELGMAVLRSLARRAASSPGVSVAVLLRQSTLQSSDAAKQKDVTELRSLAIELVPGDLAAQSEASLAALFRRFDTVISCTGFVGGKGVQMKIARAVLEAGVERYFPWQFGVDYDVIGRGSAQDLFDEQLDVRDLLRAQDRTEWVIVSTGMFTSFLFEPSFGVVDLGQNTVHALGSWDNAVTVTTAEDIGKLTVEIVFAEPRIVDEVVFVAGDTVTYRQLADAVDAVLGHKARRVEWSVPQLQSELAEEPDSAVRKYRVVFAEGAGVSWDMGRTFNARRGMAVCSMEQWMRENLLASEGVSLL from the coding sequence ATGTCGCACACTCAATCCATTCTCGTCCTCGGCGCCGGTGAACTCGGCATGGCGGTATTGCGCAGTCTTGCGCGGCGGGCCGCCTCGTCGCCGGGCGTCTCGGTTGCCGTTCTGCTGCGCCAGTCGACCTTGCAATCGAGCGATGCCGCCAAACAGAAGGACGTCACCGAACTGCGTTCGCTCGCCATCGAGCTCGTGCCGGGCGATCTGGCCGCGCAGTCCGAAGCCTCGCTCGCCGCGCTGTTCCGGCGCTTCGACACGGTCATCTCCTGCACGGGGTTCGTCGGCGGAAAAGGCGTGCAGATGAAGATCGCTCGTGCCGTGCTCGAGGCCGGCGTCGAGCGTTATTTCCCGTGGCAGTTCGGTGTGGACTACGACGTTATCGGCCGCGGCAGCGCGCAGGATCTGTTCGACGAACAGCTCGACGTGCGCGACCTGTTGCGTGCGCAAGATCGAACCGAATGGGTGATCGTGTCGACCGGCATGTTCACGAGCTTTCTGTTCGAGCCGTCCTTCGGCGTGGTGGATCTGGGGCAGAACACGGTTCACGCGCTCGGCAGTTGGGACAACGCGGTGACTGTCACGACGGCCGAGGACATCGGCAAGCTCACCGTGGAGATCGTGTTCGCCGAACCGCGTATCGTGGACGAGGTCGTGTTCGTCGCCGGCGACACGGTGACTTACCGGCAACTGGCGGATGCGGTCGATGCGGTGCTCGGGCACAAGGCTCGCCGCGTGGAATGGAGCGTGCCGCAATTACAAAGCGAACTGGCTGAGGAGCCCGACAGCGCGGTCAGGAAGTACCGCGTGGTGTTCGCGGAAGGCGCGGGCGTGTCGTGGGACATGGGGCGCACGTTCAACGCGCGGCGCGGCATGGCGGTTTGCAGCATGGAGCAATGGATGCGCGAGAACCTTCTGGCGAGCGAGGGCGTGTCGCTTTTGTAA